A part of Entelurus aequoreus isolate RoL-2023_Sb linkage group LG03, RoL_Eaeq_v1.1, whole genome shotgun sequence genomic DNA contains:
- the LOC133645625 gene encoding uncharacterized protein LOC133645625 has protein sequence MAANHGTEWSWKIHPADSPHRNGAAEAAVRVVKRALTNVGGDGVFTWGEFQTFLYMAANLANERPIDARTQSREDCVEYITPNSLLLGRANPKGDPGDFQFDRYPYKRLQVIQAEVTKFWKKWSQLAGPNLFIRNKWHTKERNVSVGDVVWLADQNALRGQYKLARVVRANTDSKGIVRDVLVRTFPSYPVPIKKTSDKEKPTTKTKRLRHQIPATILHRDVRRLIILIPIEEQRKEGPV, from the coding sequence ATGGCTGCCAACCATGGAACAGAATGGTCCTGGAAGATCCACCCTGCGGATTCTCCCCACAGAAATGGTGCTGCAGAAGCGGCTGTCAGAGTGGTCAAACGGGCCCTGACCAATGTCGGCGGAGATGGTGTCTTCACCTGGGGTGAATTTCAAACCTTCCTCTACATGGCTGCCAACCTTGCAAATGAGCGACCAATCGATGCAAGAACTCAAAGCAGGGAAGACTGTGTGGAATACATCACCCCGAACTCTCTGCTCCTAGGGCGTGCCAACCCTAAGGGAGATCCTGGAGACTTCCAGTTTGATCGCTATCCTTATAAAAGACTGCAAGTAATTCAAGCTGAAGTCACCAAATTCTGGAAGAAATGGAGCCAACTAGCTGGACCCAACCTCTTCATAAGAAACAAATGGCACACCAAAGAGCGAAATGTTTCTGTCGGAGATGTGGTCTGGTTGGCTGACCAAAATGCCCTGAGAGGACAGTACAAGCTGGCCAGAGTAGTCAGAGCCAATACGGACAGCAAAGGCATCGTAAGAGACGTGCTTGTGAGGACCTTTCCCAGCTATCCTGTCCCCATCAAGAAGACAAGCGACAAAGAAAAACCGACCACGAAAACCAAGAGGCTCAGACATCAAATCCCAGCAACAATCCTGCATAGGGATGTCAGACGCCTCATCATTCTAATTCCCATTGAAGAACAAAGGAAGGAAGGACCTGTGTGA